The region ATATTCCATCATAAcattgagtgaaatgtctcctCTTTGGtcagtgtataaaaaaaaataacagatcATTTGGTCTGTGAACATCAGGTCGGGTCCTCGCAGCAACGGTTTTTCTTTCTAAGTGACTGGCGGCCATTTTTATTCACCGCAGAAAAAAGGCGTCTGCTGACAGTCCTGCTGAAGACCCACACTTCACATTCACAAGAATACGCAACATGTGGTACACGGAGTTGAAATGAGAACAAAGGCAAAAGAAGGAAGTGTTAAGAGACAAACAAAGTCTCCAGTAAAAACATTGGACGAGAACATCAGGTCAGGAGTGTCCCCTCTCAGTGACGTCTTCCCCGGTCCATCGAGTGGACTCTTGGTAAAGCTCCAGCGATGTCTGCTAACTTTCAGCAGTGCCTACATTGTCATTTGAGGACGGCTAAAGCTGCCTCTTTGATACGGGACACGGCCTTCTCgatgtcctcctctgtctgttcgATGGTGACCACCACTCtgacactgaggacagacaggaggagcagTCAGACACAACAGTGTTAGAGTGAGCATATAATAGACTGGTGGACTTTGTGTGGGGTTAGGATTAGCATTCTGCAGTGGGAAATATTAATATGTAAGAAAGAACTGCACGGCAGGTAGAGTCCCTTACCTAGGCGGGGGGAGGAAGCGCTCCTCTTTTTCCAGGTAGCGAGCGAGGGTGAGAGCCACACCTCCTTCCAAACACTGATCCAGAAAACACGTAAACCCACAATGAGACACTAAATAACAACCACTGCCATTTAACAGCTGTGGGAGAAGgttggaagtaaaaaaaaaaaaaaatgtggagatATGATCTTGTGCATAGGTTTGAAGACTCACGTGATCTACAATGGCGTGGAGCAGCTGCATGTCAGAGTCTCTGGAGCCTGAACTTCTCTCCAGTTGTAAGTGAAGAGCCGGGGCAAACGGTACTCCCACTAACTTCAGCCCTGGAGTTCTGTCGTACATGGATAACCAGGCAAAACACAATGATCATGGTGTATGGTGCTCTTTTAAAGTTGTCACTCATTTAGAAactatgaggaaaaaaaaaaaaaacagctacagaCAGATTGTAATCACAGCACAGATGAACTTACCCCTGTAAAGCCTTGTAAACATGTTTGCACTTTTTCTTCAGGACAGCAAAAATATCTGCAAATGATGAAGACGAATGAGTGGGAACAGATCTGAGGGAACAGTGCTGCTTCTTCCGAAAATCTACTTCTCAAACAAAGATCTCTCCCACAGTTGAGGTCATTcattgcccaaaaaaaaacatggaaaggGCGAACAGAGGTGAAACCAGTGACGACCCCGTACCTGGATCCTCCTCCATGATGTTGAGGGCCTCGATGGCAGCGGCAGCCAACATGGGAGGCAGGGACGCAGAGAAACAGTAGCCCTGACCTGACAGAcgctacaaacacacaaaaagacgtCTCTTACTTTTCACGAAAATCACAGTGGATGTCATTATGATCAGCATTTTGATATTAGTCACCAGGGGAAAAAACTGTAATACTAAAGCAAGAACCAGAAATCTTTACCACAGTCTGGCCTAAAAACAACTGGCTGCATCCATCAAGTCTAGATTTGGTAAAAGCACCTTTGGGCAGCAGTGACAGTCCATGGGGACAGGTCAGTGTGGACTTTATTTCACCACAGTTCTTTATAAAACTGCTCAGGCTTTCGTCCAGTTTCACAGGAAGTGTCAGTGAACAGCTATTCTGAAGTGGACTGGACTGAACTGAGGTCTGTGCAGCTctggggtttttgtttttgttttttaacagttGGGCTTGCTGTTGTCTTCTGGGAACCGTTCACACCTCATTAAACATCCGTTTTTTGAGTGGACTTTCCAGGTAGTAATGCATGTTTGTGCGCTGCTGTGATATATTAGAAGCAGTGAGTGTAAAGTGTGCGTTGTGCACCCACCTGTGTAGGCACATCTTGAAAACGTGCCCTTTCAATCAAACCCTGGTTGAGTTTACCTGGTGGTCGATGACAAAGGAGCGTCCGCAGCAGAAGCCGCCGATGGAGGCCACAGCGTTCTCCATGTTAGCGCTGATCAGGTCAATGTCATCTATCTGCATGGAAGCAGAAATCCATGTACCATGTTATTATCACACACAAACGTAGTGTAGTGTGAAGGCATGAAGCTGCAGACACTgaaaggacctgagtctcctcaggaagtaaagtctactcatggccttcctgtagacagcatcagtgtttgtggaccactcccactaatacagacaggtgagggcggggactgactcctactaaagtccaccaccatctcctttgtcttggccacattcagccgcaggtgattctccccacaccacctgACAAAACTCTCCACAAGGCCCCTGTACTCATCCtcccgtcctctctccacacacccgACTATGGCTGTGTCATCCGAGTACTTCTGGAGGTGACATAACTCAGAAGAGCCTTTCCCTGGTTGAGCCTCTCCAACTGTCTCCTCACCTGGCTGGATGTGATAGTTAGTCCTGGGGGGGAGGTGGTGGGgtctgtgtgaggaggggaggggaggaacaTGGGGGATGTGTTAGGGGCCCTGGGAGGTGTGAAGAAGTCCACTGATCACTCAGAGGAGAAGTGGGGGCACcgttgggggagggggagctGGAATCAAACCTGTTGAAAAACTGGTTTAACTCATTAGCTCGGTCCACATTCCCTTCAGCTACACATCTTCCTTTCCTCTGGAAACCAGTGATCGCTCTCATTCCACCCCACACGTCCCTGGTTTGGTTtctctccagtctctcctccagcttcctcctgtaGGCGTCCTTACTCTCCTTCAGGCTGTGTTTCAGTTCCTTCTGTCAACCTGTTGTTGACGAGCACggcgaccccccccccccccctcctttcttcttacCGGCCGCATTAGTGTTAGCAGAACCTTTTCAAATCAGCTACTTTTAGACTTTTAGAGTGTGAATCTACAGCATGTCTTCATTTTAAGATCAGTGCACTCACATTCACCCCAAAGTGTTCCGTGACTCCTCTGCCGTGTTCTCCCAACACACCAAAAGACAGGCTCTCCTCCAGGAAGAGCCGCAccttgtacttgtacttgagCCCCACCTGGAATTtacacaagcacaaaaaaaaaaaaaaaaaatcaggtgtAGACCTTCTATACAAAGGACAGACTTTTGGTTTCTCCCAGGTTTGCCATCATTCCGTTTCTATCATTCATTCTGTCATCATTCATTTCTATTTACCAGTTCAGGGAGAGGACAGGTGTCTGCAGTGTTGATGTACAGTCCCTCCACTACGATGAACTTCCGGGTTACTCGAGCTTTACGAGGATTCTGCAACACAAACGAAGTATGTTATTGTATGAGTGAAAACAGAATCATAAAACTACAACCTGCAGTTCAAACACTCTGGGCTACATTTACTAGCATGAAAGCACAGGGGCATATTGTGACACCCACACCTTATAATTCTTTTCTTACACTAACGGCAAACCCTGTACTCACCTTCtggtcctccagctcctgctccttCAGCAGCCTCTCCAGATCCTCCATGTCATTGTGTTTGAAGTATTTGATAAAGCTGCGGGACGCCTGAAGACCTTTCTGGATCGAGAAGCAGGCGGCTTCATCCCTGAACACATAATGAGGAATACaacacaaaatttaaaaaaaaaccaaacacaataCTATGGAAGAAATTCCTCATCATGTGCGGGCTGGTagatgtgtttgtctgtgctgaaCCTTTTCATGAACTAAAcctgactgagagacagagcttACACAAAGATGATGTCCCCCCTCTTGGAGTAGGCCGGGATCGCACTGGCAATGGTGGCGAAGCCATAGGAATAGATGATAGCCTCTTCTGTTTTCATGAATCTGGCCAGACGACTCTCCAGCTCCAGGTGAACATCTTGGggaggggaaacaaaaaaaaaaaaaaaaaaaaaagcagctgacaTTAAAAAGTTCATTTGAATTTACTGTGACAGAACACTGCAGAGAACACAGTGTCTTCATGCAAGGCTAAACTAAACCTGATTTAATGATATAAGGAAGAACTTTATCACTGTCAGCCTCAGTGGCTGCCACTGGCTCGTCCCAACGCAGAAGATAAatagcagagaagaaaagacatttttttttaactcaccaAATGTTCCATAGAAGCCTCTTGGACCACATGTGCCCACACCATATTTCTTGAGGGATGCCAATGCCTTTTGCTGCCgtgtggaagagaaaagaaaaaaacaatacagaaaatattcaaaaatacTTCAAAGTTTcaataaaacaattatttttttccccccacactggaaacatgcaaataaataaagttaaaaaaaaaaaaaaaaaggtacaactACAGGTAGTAATGGCTTTAAATAGCAAGTACCGACCTTCACACGCTCATTGTCGAGGAGACCCAGGAAGTTAAATGATGCAAAGTTAATGCACTCTTTGCCATTGATTATGATTTTGTGGCTTGGAGGTCTGTAAtggaaaacagtgtgtttaaatGCTTAGCTTAGCACGCTAACGGCGTGTAGAGTTCAGTGAGCAGAACAACAGCTAGCTATTGTATAATCACCATAACACTGCTGTGCATTTTCAGCCAGTTAAATTCATACAAGAACGATCATTCTTACCACTGAGCAGCTACTGTTTCACTGAGCTACTAACATCAACTGGATGGAAACATGAAGCATGTCTGAAACTATCTGGGTATCTGGAGACCTCGTTTAGACAGTGGTACTTAAACACAGGTGGCAGATGAGAACGGCAGCGAGTCAGGATGGAATGAGATTCATTTTAACTGCTGATAAGAAGCTGCTCTTACTGTTTAAGAGAGAAACCCAACAATCCTTAGCCCTTGAGGATACTTTGTTTGAGACGGTGTTTAAAAGCAGAGAGtaaatctgagagagagagacagagatgtccTGTGGGTCTTACCCGGTGACAACATTATAGTTGAGGGAGGGATGGTCTTTGGATACAGGAGGAACAAGAGGCTCTGGCTGCCATTCCTCAATCAGGTCCTCCTTTTCCTGGAACATGGAGCCACATGACAGCTGTTtggtgacacatacacacacaaacactgatacaTGTTTCTCACTGCGCTGTGCTGAGTTTACCTTCTCCGTCAGTTTATAGGTCTCATGAAGTTTGTAGGTCTTAGAGAAGAGAAGTCTGATGATCCACAGTATGAGGATTCCCTCCAGAATCAGGTGATAAGCAGGAGCCTGTGAACAGGGACATGTTGAATGGGTGTGGACTCCAGCACGATTACAACTGGTACACTTGGTTTCTTTGCATCTTCTCACATACAGCACATTAGATGAGAGAGCTGATCAGTCAGAGACTTCACTTCAAGAGCACGGGTGGGGAGTTGTATTTTGTGATTtgtgtagttgtttttttttttctgcaaagcaGGCCTCAATGCAGAAATTTTTCAACAGCTTCTGGATAACGTAATTGACTTTGCTGTTCCCATTTTACTAGGTCCTTAGGAACTAGGAGGGAGATGGTGTCAGTTCATCATGTCTCATGtcagaaaaatcacatttctcatttcatattGTAGCTTTGTCATATTTTGGAATGACAGACATGTTTGGTTGTAGTTTGTTGGCTGGTTTGCGATTCCACATCTCCTTGTTTTTTATTAGCAGAATAAAGTAACGCAATACCGTTACTGCATAACCTGAACTgacaattttattttacatgtctCGGTGTCGCCTATGTTCACGTTGTCACGTTCACTGACAAgcaaattcacattttcaaGACGTTAACAAATCACATTTACTGTTTATCTTGGTTCGACGATATAATTCGTGCAATGAATCAGTCTGAATCCTATATTTTCTACTTTAGAGGCTAACAACAACGAGGCTAAGTGTTTTCTGGAGTCAGCCAACTTCCTTGTTGCTTTGCCTCTCGCCGTTGATTGACTGGTCCTTACGCAAACAGGAGCTGAGGGAGCAGCTGATTGGCTCCGAGCGTCTGTCAAACACCTCCGTTACACCACGGAAACTTCCTGACTGAGAAGTTACCATTAACAGCCGCGGACAAAACGAAAAGCATCGACGCGAAGGGAAAACATACAAAGAATCTAGATGTAAACGTCAGGAAATAAGTCTACTCTATGGTTGTGGAGAGGGCGAAACGTACCTCATAAAATGCTTGCACCATTTCCACCAACACCCATTGCTGTCCGGACGCCATGTTTAGCTTCCTTGTAACAACGTCATCAGCAATGCTGCATTTAAGTTCTTACAGGAAAACAGTGGATCTGAGTGTCTGTCCGTCCACAGCTTCCATTAAGTAAAGACTACTGTTCTCTTGGCTGCATAGTTTGAAAcctgcattaaaaataaatgaaacacgTACGtcaataacagaaaataataagaataaaacagaCTTGTCATGTCACTGTGTGGAAGATTTTAAATCcctaaaagaaaacatcaaacacagaactAAAGTGAAATACAAGCACACcttattatttgtatttgccTTTTTTACGTAACTTCTTGGAAAATGTATGTTAAATGACAGTTATTTTTTTAGCCTTTTATTTTCAATAACTGGATAAACAGTTTTTCATTGTGACGTGAATTTTCCATgtcacagtaaaatgaaaaaatcgCAACACAGAACAAAGTGAAAAGCTGTATGGCGTTTCAGtgttgtccagcagagggcagcacagACCTGTCAAAACTCAATTCTTTTCATGAGGAGGTGAGAGGGAGCTTTTTCCTTTTAAGAGGAAAAGGAATTATCAGTACCAAAATGAATAtgttaaagacagaaaataaccttGTTTACACCATCACCCCCTGTGAATGAGTCTCTGCATGTATATCGGTCACATACTGCaacacccaccaccaccaaataTATTCTCAACCTTTGGGAAACACTGCAACATCTCTCTTGGTTACATATTTACATGATGCCCCTACTTAAGTATTCAGATAGAGATGTGTGTccaaggaattttttttttattttgaatttcatAATAAATGATTATGATGAAGATCCTTCTCCCTTGACTGCTATCCGTGTCCTACAGATTCACTGCAGCAGACTCAACCTGGGGcccctgaaaaaaaatgaaatcggATGAAAAAAATAGCCAAAAGGTCAAGTTTTGAAATCCTGTgcaatgttttactttttacgtttttttttttgctttatctCACAGCATTCATAGCCATGCCATTGTCTGCTTGTCTCCCTTTAATTTATACACTCAAAGTCAGTTTCCATTCCTCAGCTTTGTTCCTGTTTTCAGTGCAATGTGTGGCAAGGCAGACATTACAAATATCAATACACAAAAAACATAGatacaaaatgaatatttattaaataaaatcaaatatgcCTGTGTGACTTCCTGTAGCATTAAACTTTACTTATACTGACCTTGCATTACATTAGCCTGTTACATTACATTCAAGCACTACAGATGTGTATGGTATCAGTGGGCAAAACTTTTACAGATCTTTGTGTTTAACCGTAACCGTAACCGTTGAGTGTGTTGCGTCGTCCGACTTTTCTTACTTATCATtcactaaaggaaaaaaaaaaaaccttccctTGTAATTATGACTCAAAATGATGAGAAAActcatttttttattacaataGCTTGATGCCATAATTATGAGATAAAGATCTTGTAATTGTGAgattgttttcttatttatatGAGCTATGTCTCCAATATTTTTCTTTGGTTACTGCAAAGTGGGCTCTAGTGCTGTGAATGTGTCGCTCACTGTGGAGCTTTCAGTTCACTTTTTCCcatataaaaaaacataaaaggtAAAGGTAATGTGGTACTTTACAGGTATATGTTATGATTACATAGTTTGCAATATGTTAGTGGTGGAATTGAGAATTATTCACAATCACTTAAAGCGAGCCTGGAAATCACACACAACCATTTTCTTctatttcattatttatctgATTGTACTGCTGAGGGAGTTTACAGTAATTTAGAGGTCTGAAGACAGCTGCTGCActcatgattaaaaaaaaatattggctCCGTTTGTCATTATAGTGAACGTTACAAGaaatttttttgttaaaactgaATCATTTGGTACGTAAtacttcaagaaaaaaataggaaaataaATGGTTTTAATGGGAATGATTCAATTTCCTTGTTCTGAGCAGAAAATGAGCAGATTTGTTCAGTCTGATGGTGACACAGATCCTTAAGAACCAGGCTAATTCAAAGATGTTTAGCCAGTGTGATCCAATGAATCCTTTTCATGACAGGCAGAAGGCATCATATCAGACTTGGAGTGCAGTGGGTGGCAAGACATGGTCCTGAGGCCCGAACTGTGAAGGTCATAATAACTACGgcagtgagggaaaaaaaaaagtcaaggagAAGCCATGAAGTGACAGCTAAGAAAAATGTCCTTTGGAAGATGCTGTAGAGCTGAATGACACAAAAACATAGAAATGGCATCATGAGTATCAGAGGAACTGACATCCCTCCGAACCAGGTTCTGGGTCCAGACGTTCAAGTCCACAGTGACCTGATcagctgtgtgcaggtgtaaaAGCAGGCAGAACAAACATGTGAACACATCATGGCTACCATAAGTCAAAAATCACATGACTGCTTTCCGTTTactacttttcatttttcagcccATCAACgatggattattattattattattattattgatggcCATTATCCAAGGCAGACTcagtgtagaaggacagagctggCAGTATCAGCAGTAATGCTGCCGGTGTAGACACACATGTTCAACCAGGcagctgtctcacacacacacacacacaggtgaggtaGGCGGCGTGGCCCAGTATTAAATTCACTGATTAACTGAGAGGACTCAAACCTGCGACACAGCAAAGCAGCACTTGTGTGTAACACCTTCAGCATACTAAGCATTTTACCATAATATTGATATTTTTctgctgatttcatttcctATCCGTTGAAGAGTTAAAATCACCCTTATTTGGTATTTTGGGTGGTACAGCTTGTTCTTtgggtctatttttttttttttttttttttttagatttaatcCCAAACCCAAGTAACTGCAATAAAACTCCCAACCTTTTATATCTGCATCatttacacagtaaaaaaataaatgtgtaatagTAAAGTGAGCTGTACAATGTCCAATGTACCAACTAAGAGGCTGCTTTGGATCTGGATCAGGTATGTGATACTGCTGTATAGCACTGTTCTGGATCCATCTGGACACCTGCTGTTAGGCCGGATGTGGGTTTGGTCAACTTGTTTTGGATAGGATAGTCTTGGGTCCTTCTTGTGTCAACCTTTCCAGACTACAAAGACCTTGACCACAGTACAATACACAGTCCATCGCTGTCTGCATTCCAGCAGAAATGAGGTAAAGTTGCGTGGAGGGACTGAGGAGGGCTCAAACGTCAGGATGAAGTTCTGTTAAACCCTGTTTCTACGTGTTTCTCCAACCACAGCTCTGCTAACTGCAGCGTGGATGCAAACGTACTTGCTCTTGACCCAAGGCACATTTTGTGTTGCTTCTGCTCGAGGCTTGTGTTGCAGTGGACAGGATGATAGACGTGGAAAATCCCTGGCTCTTGACTGCGTAACACTTTTAAACCAGAATGAATAACTTTTGTGAACAAGTCCACATCTTCCATCCCCCAGCCCAGGATTGAGGTGTCAAAACCTCCGGCCTTCAGTAAATCACTCTTGAAAATGCAGGTGATTCCAAAGCCATAATCTCGCCAGAAACCACTTTTCTTGGTGAGTGcaactttgttttctctttggtcCTTATCAGCATACACTATCTTGGGGTTGTACTGACTAAAGACAATAGGGAAATAGACCTGTCTCCCTTGGACAGCATTGTCTCTGCAGCGTTGCAAGGCGTCACCACTAAAGATAAGATCAACATCGCAGAAGAACAGTAGGGTGTCATTGTCAAGCTGCGAGGAGCCCAGCTCCAGAGCCAGCCCACGTGAAAAGTTGCTCATCACAGGGATTACAGAAAGGTCCGCTGTGGGATACTTCCTGTAGTAGTCTTTGATTAACTGAATATGTTTTCCGTCCTTCGGATTGTTCTCGTGGTCCACAAGAATGACGGAGAGCTTAACGTTTTGTTTGGGAATCAAGCACGCTTTTTCAAAGTTCTCCATGAAGTGGACAAAGGTATCGTAGCGCCCAGACAACGGGACGAGAATGTGGACCTTCTTCTGACTTTGCTTCCACATCTCCCTTGATTCGTAGAACTGGAAGGGCGATAAAAACTTCAGAGAGTTAGACAGGAAAGACAGGGATTGGGATTCAGAGTTGATGGCAGCCACAAGTTCAACCACATCTAGCTCTTCAGTTTCAGTAAAGAAGGGTCGGCTAAAGGGCTGCTGAAGGTAAGCATGTCGCCTCACGGGCACGGTTATTCTGCGTCCCTTATGTTTCTTGTACAGAAGCAGCAAGTCTAAAATGTATTCCGCCCCATGCATTGGATCCACCCGGTAGTAGCCATACTGAATCTCTTTAAAGTCAATGATACGGCCCCGTGTTTTCGAATTCTTATTAATGATTTCCATGACCTGCAGTATAATGTCTTCTAGCGCGGTCTGGATCAAGTTCCCAAGGCTCTGCCGGGCTTTCTTGTTTTCAACAGCAGAATAAATATGGCGACCTGTCAGGAAATCCCACTCAATGACATCATTTCTCTCACTGGGCTGATAGCGCATGTAGGAAGGTGGCGACCCCAGCTGCTGGTCCTCCGTATCACCGAGGTAACTCATCATCAGGCCGTCGTGCTGGAGTTGGATGGTGCGGTAACAAAGCCGTGAGATCTCACGGCTCAGCATGAAGCTGTGGAGCCGGTACTGGTAGGCAGGCTTTTTGTTGGGGTGGAGTGTGATGGCGTTGTGGATCTTGCTATTGTGAAGTTCTTCAATGAAACCTTTCTTGTTGTGTTCGTAGTTCTCATAGAAGAGCTGCTGCATCTGTGAAAAGAGTTGTAACGCCACATTAAGAGCCTGGACCATGTCCAAAGAAGTACCATTACAATGATTACAGTAGACTAACAGTGCTTTCAatcaaaatgttctttttcattGCAGATTTACTGGAGCTGAAAACTGTTTTACTGAAAAGTATTTTACTGCTGAATAGCCCCCGCTGGACTTTGGTTTTGTGATGTCACTATGTGCCTGCTAAACCCCAGTGGATGTGGCTGTGTGGCATTTTAGCTCCATCACAATGGCTGGAGACCATCTGCTGCCACTGTCCAATGAGTTTGGGAGAGGAGAGTCTTTGTCGTGTTTATAGTTTTGTTGTTAATAATTTAACACACAGCCAGACCAAAAGACACATAGACATAGACAGTTAAAAACACTCCCACATGAAAAATCCATTCCAAGTAGGACAGGGTGGGAAGGTTTGGGTGGAaagatacacacaaatacatttttcctctgtgagaCTGTGAAGCTACAATTTTCCTTCTGTTGATATTCACTAGACACATACTACTACAAACAATTCAATATAATACAATTCAATATGCTTAACATAGACACTCCTCTTTGAGATACTTCCACTGGACTCCTGAACAGGGTCATAGCACAAAAGCAACATGATACACTTGCTTTCACTGGATGTCCAGTGTTAACGGGCACAATGTAAGTAGCATTTCATCTATACAGACTTTACTACAGTGGATTTGGATTCTATCTGcaaacttttccttttaaagtaGCTGTGTCTTGCTATGCCACCCTTCACTGCTCTTGGCAGGAGTTTCCTTATTAAAGAAGAAAGACTCTGTTCTCCTCTTGGCTCACGCAGACTGTGAAATGACTAATGAAAATTCTAGTCCGACCTGACGACCCAAAAAACTTTTGGACAAATTtcactgcagatgaaaatgtcactgaaaagtTTTTGGGGATTGTTTGCACAACTAACtaacaaacaagcaaataatATGGACTCACTTTCATGAATCACTATAtgacattatatatatatatatataatacacacacacacatacacatatatacctACTCAATGACTCAATGAACAGAAAGCAGACTGACTCAGTCCATACCTCATAAGACCACACGCATTGCGTTCCTCCGAAACGTCGCACACATCGGCCCACTTCCACGTCCTCGTGGGTGGTATACATCTCCCTCAGACAGGTGCTGATGTGAGGGACCATCCTGCGTAGCACCTCTCTGCTGAATATCATCCCGGGGCCTCCCATGCAGAAGTTCTCTCCAGGCTCCAGGGCCAATCTGCCCAGCTCCTCTGCCGTGCCCAGGCCCGTCTGGCCCAGGTAGAGGGGCTTGCTGCTGTTCAGCGACCGCAGGAACAGCTCCAGCTTCTCACCTGTAGGAGGATGATTAACTCAGAATAAACATGTCTTCTTTACAGACACAAGTTTGTCTGACCtgctggtttggtttgtttccaACCTGTCTGATGGTCAGGCTCTTCATGCCCTGTCTGATTTCTAACATGTGGCTGCATTTCCAGACTTAGTGAGTCCAATCTTATGACCACCAATGGAAAGCAATGTCCCagctacaaaaataagaccaaAGCTGTGTGGCTTGGATTTAAAAATTAGTTATGGGCCCCACACTAACTCTTGTTAAACACATTTTGGAATAAGCACATTATAATTTTTTACACAGGCAACAATGATAAACTGACCTTGTTTCCTTTAGCATTGGGCCCCTTGGCATGTGGTGCCCAAGGACAGGGCTTTGCCTGATTATTTAGTTAGTGAAAAGGTTAAGATCAGGGTTTATGTTgatattaataaaaaataaaataaaataaaaaagaaatacaaccCCCTGGTTCATTCCAAATAGTCATAAATGTTCATATAATTCAGGACAACATAATTTCTCCTTCTAAATATGGAAGAGAGAGTATTCCAAACTTCAGGAGGCCGTATTtctcctccaaacacacactataagacattcacacaaacacctgaGCTTCTAGTCTCCATCCCAGAATAATCACCTCTTATATAAACATCATCATCTGCCCGCATGAACCACTGGTATTCGTCCAGGTAGTGGTCGTGGATGTACTTCAGCATCATGAATGACTTCTTCTGTGGCGGGTAGGAGTCGTCCACACCTGCCAGAGACACCACCGGGACGGGGACGGGGGTGCGGACAGCGCCGGACCCGGCGCTGGAGAAGAACTCCACTTTCCCGGGTATGGAACTGGCCCAGGTCTTGTACGCGGCAAGGACGCGAGAGCCCAGGTACTTTTTCGCGGTCATCACGCCGACGTAGAGGAAACGCTTCGGTCTGTTGACGGCTCCCCCGGTATCTCCGCTGCCGTTGCCCGTGCTGTAAACCCTATCCTCCTCCTGACCGAACTGCGGGCTGTCCACGTCTTGGATAGCCGCGGTGTTCCC is a window of Toxotes jaculatrix isolate fToxJac2 chromosome 16, fToxJac2.pri, whole genome shotgun sequence DNA encoding:
- the sptlc1 gene encoding serine palmitoyltransferase 1 — encoded protein: MASGQQWVLVEMVQAFYEAPAYHLILEGILILWIIRLLFSKTYKLHETYKLTEKEKEDLIEEWQPEPLVPPVSKDHPSLNYNVVTGPPSHKIIINGKECINFASFNFLGLLDNERVKQKALASLKKYGVGTCGPRGFYGTFDVHLELESRLARFMKTEEAIIYSYGFATIASAIPAYSKRGDIIFVDEAACFSIQKGLQASRSFIKYFKHNDMEDLERLLKEQELEDQKNPRKARVTRKFIVVEGLYINTADTCPLPELVGLKYKYKVRLFLEESLSFGVLGEHGRGVTEHFGVNIDDIDLISANMENAVASIGGFCCGRSFVIDHQRLSGQGYCFSASLPPMLAAAAIEALNIMEEDPDIFAVLKKKCKHVYKALQGTPGLKLVGVPFAPALHLQLERSSGSRDSDMQLLHAIVDHCLEGGVALTLARYLEKEERFLPPPSVRVVVTIEQTEEDIEKAVSRIKEAALAVLK
- the chsy3 gene encoding chondroitin sulfate synthase 3 gives rise to the protein MALKSRRPWATVMFGVFLGFTASSWLILPQVLESKRRKSPVCLYHSVSSVGKGPDILGNTAAIQDVDSPQFGQEEDRVYSTGNGSGDTGGAVNRPKRFLYVGVMTAKKYLGSRVLAAYKTWASSIPGKVEFFSSAGSGAVRTPVPVPVVSLAGVDDSYPPQKKSFMMLKYIHDHYLDEYQWFMRADDDVYIRGEKLELFLRSLNSSKPLYLGQTGLGTAEELGRLALEPGENFCMGGPGMIFSREVLRRMVPHISTCLREMYTTHEDVEVGRCVRRFGGTQCVWSYEMQQLFYENYEHNKKGFIEELHNSKIHNAITLHPNKKPAYQYRLHSFMLSREISRLCYRTIQLQHDGLMMSYLGDTEDQQLGSPPSYMRYQPSERNDVIEWDFLTGRHIYSAVENKKARQSLGNLIQTALEDIILQVMEIINKNSKTRGRIIDFKEIQYGYYRVDPMHGAEYILDLLLLYKKHKGRRITVPVRRHAYLQQPFSRPFFTETEELDVVELVAAINSESQSLSFLSNSLKFLSPFQFYESREMWKQSQKKVHILVPLSGRYDTFVHFMENFEKACLIPKQNVKLSVILVDHENNPKDGKHIQLIKDYYRKYPTADLSVIPVMSNFSRGLALELGSSQLDNDTLLFFCDVDLIFSGDALQRCRDNAVQGRQVYFPIVFSQYNPKIVYADKDQRENKVALTKKSGFWRDYGFGITCIFKSDLLKAGGFDTSILGWGMEDVDLFTKVIHSGLKVLRSQEPGIFHVYHPVHCNTSLEQKQHKMCLGSRASTFASTLQLAELWLEKHVETGFNRTSS